CAGGCCCCGGCGCCGCTCCTGATCCGCGGGGGTGAGGAGTTCCGTCGGCGTGCGGCTCATCCGGTCATCCTCGCACGCGGTCGCCGGAGACGGGCCGGGGTTGCGCGTGCGTCGTGTCAGCCCGCGGCGCGGCGCACGAGATCGGCGATGCGCTTCTCGTCGGCCTTGGTGAGGGACAGGATCGCGTACGAGGTCGGCCACATCTGACCGTCGTCGAGCTGCGCGGCGGATTCGAATCCAAGGGTCGCGTACCGGTCCTTGAACTTGCCTGCGGGCTTGAAGAACAGCACGACCTTGCCGTCGCGTGTATACGCGGGGAAGCCGTACCAGGTCTTCGAGGCGAGCTGCGGGGCTTCGGACCGGACGATGTCGTCGATGCCCTGCGCGATCGCCCGATCGCTGTCGTTCATGCCGGCGATGGCGTCGACGAGCTCCTGGCGGTCGATCGCCGCCTTCTCCTCGGGGCTCTTGCCCTTGCGTGCTTCCGCCTTCAGCTCGGCGGCGCGGGCCCGCATCGCGGCGCGCTCGTCGGCGGAGAACCCGGACTTCGTGTTGCGTTCTGCAGTGCTCATGCCGGCAACGTTACGGATGCCGCGTCCCCGCCGCTTCTCGAATCCTGCTCGATCCGAAGCTCAGCTCTCGACCGGTCCGAGCCACGCCGTCGCGACGGTCGAGTGCGCCGACTCCGGGTCGGACGGGTGGAAGAGGCCGGCGAGCACATCGCGATAGAGGCGGCTGAGCTCGGAGCCCGAGAAGTACGACGAGCCGCCCGCGACGAGGACCGCGTCGTCGACGACGGACTTCGCCATGGTGACGGCGCGGTGCTTGATGCCCGACAGCAGCGAGAACCAGCGGGCGCCGTGGTCGACGCGGTCGTCGACGTCACGGCAGAGCGAGGCGAGCTGCGACGGGAGCGCGTCGTATGCGAGGGCCATGTCGGCGATCCGCCACCGGATGTCCGGGTCCTGGCTGTAGGCCGTGCCCGTTCGCTTCGACGTGCGCTTCTTGGCCGTCGCGACGGCGACGTCGAGCGCGCGCCGGGCGATGCCGGTGTACACCGATGCGAGGAGCAGCTCGAACACGCTGAAGATGCCGAAGACGATCGGATCGGGATTCGGGCCGGGGTCGATGCGCCGCACGACGCGGTCGGCAGGCGCCACCGCTCCGTGCAGCTCGGTCGTGCGGCTCTGGGTGCCGCGCATGCCGAGGGTGTCCCAGTCGTCGCGCGTCACGACGGCGTCCGAGCGCTCCACGAAGGCGTAGACCATCTTCGGTCCGTCCGGGCTCGTCGTGTCGAGACCGTGGAGGCCGAGCTGCGTCCAGACGGGTGCGAGCGACGTGAAGATCTTCGTGCCGGTGAACGCGTACGAGCCGTCCGGGGCGGGCGCGGCATCCGTGTTGCTTCCGAAGAGCACGAGATCGTTCCCGGCCTCGCTGATGCCGAAGGCGAAGACCTCGCCCGCGGCGGCGCCCTCCTGCACGAACCGCAGCGAGTCGACGCCGCGATCGGCGAGCACCTTCGCGACGCCCGTCCAGACGAGGTGCATGTTGATCGAGAGGGCCGTCGCGGGGGCCGCGCCCGCGAGGCGCTGCTGGAGGACGGATGCCTCGGCCAGCCCGAGCCCCGCTCCGCCGAGCGCTGTCGGCACGAGGATGGCGAGGTATCCCGCCGCCGTCAGGTCCTCCAGGTCGTCGACGGGGAACGTGTTCTCGCGATCGTGCACGGCGGCGCGCTCGCGGAAGCGGTCGAGCAGCTCATCGGGAAGGATGACGGTCGGGTCGAACGGCGTCTCGCTCACCCGTCCATTGTGGACCGGCGTCCCGGACGCGCGGGTCGTCCGGGCGCCGTCGCGCCGAGCTCGATCAAGCGCCCCGGAGCCCCACCGGAGCGGCTCGCGGCGTGGCACGCCACTACCCGAGGCGCCCGGGCTGGATCATGAGCACCATGGGGCGCATCATGCAGACGCTCATCCCGCCGTCGCAGCGGCAGCCGGTCGAGGCGCTCGACGACGCGCTGGACCTCGGCTACGGCGACGTGGCCGGCAAACGCACGGGCTTCCTCATCATGCTGACGCTCGCAGGCCTGATCGCGATCGCGGGTGTGCTGACCGACTCCACGGCCACCGTCATCGGCGCGATGATCATCGCCCCGCTCGGGACGCCGATCCTCGGGATCGCGCACGGCCTCGTGACCGGACACCTGAGCCTCGTGGTCCGCTCGATCCTGTGGGTGCTTTCCGGAGTGGTCATCGTGGTCGTCCTCGGGCTCTTCTTCTCGCTGTTCGTCGCGACGCCCGAGAGCCTCGCGACGAACTCGCAGGTGCTGGGTCGCACTTCGCCGAGCCTCATGGACCTGGTCGCGGCCCTCGCGACGGGCTTCGCGGGCGGCTTCGCGATGTGCCGCAAGGATCTCAGCGCCGTGCTTCCGGGAGTCGCCATCGCGATCTCGCTCGTGCCGCCGCTCGGCGTCGTCGGCGTGTGCGCGGGCCAAGGCGAGTGGGGCGACGCGCTGGGAGCGTTCGTGCTGTTCCTCTCGAATGTGCTGGCCCTCGTCATCGCGGGGAGCATCGTCTTCACGCTGGCCGGCTACGCGCGCGAGCCGGGATCGTCCCGAGAGGCCAACCGGCGGCGTGCGTACATCGTGGTGACGGTGCTCGCGCTGATCGTGGCCGTGCCCCTCGCAGCGAACTCGATCGTGACGATCGCGCTCGCGCGCTGGTCGGTCGCGATCCAGCAGACCGCGGTGACGTGGCTGAAGGACGAGCCGGGCTCCCGTGTCTACGACGTCGACTGGGACGGCATCACCGCGACGCTCGACGTCACCACCGACGACGGCGGCATCCCGCCGATCGAACAGCTCAAGGACGATCTGGCGAAGGCCATCCCGAGCTATGTGGGGGTCGTGATCGACGTGGGCCAGGGCGTCGAGCACGTGGTGCAGTAGAAGAGTCGTGCAGGAGAGGAGTGGATGCCGCGGCCCG
This genomic interval from Microbacterium sp. 4R-513 contains the following:
- a CDS encoding acyl-CoA dehydrogenase family protein, with translation MSETPFDPTVILPDELLDRFRERAAVHDRENTFPVDDLEDLTAAGYLAILVPTALGGAGLGLAEASVLQQRLAGAAPATALSINMHLVWTGVAKVLADRGVDSLRFVQEGAAAGEVFAFGISEAGNDLVLFGSNTDAAPAPDGSYAFTGTKIFTSLAPVWTQLGLHGLDTTSPDGPKMVYAFVERSDAVVTRDDWDTLGMRGTQSRTTELHGAVAPADRVVRRIDPGPNPDPIVFGIFSVFELLLASVYTGIARRALDVAVATAKKRTSKRTGTAYSQDPDIRWRIADMALAYDALPSQLASLCRDVDDRVDHGARWFSLLSGIKHRAVTMAKSVVDDAVLVAGGSSYFSGSELSRLYRDVLAGLFHPSDPESAHSTVATAWLGPVES
- a CDS encoding DUF1801 domain-containing protein, whose product is MSTAERNTKSGFSADERAAMRARAAELKAEARKGKSPEEKAAIDRQELVDAIAGMNDSDRAIAQGIDDIVRSEAPQLASKTWYGFPAYTRDGKVVLFFKPAGKFKDRYATLGFESAAQLDDGQMWPTSYAILSLTKADEKRIADLVRRAAG
- a CDS encoding TIGR00341 family protein — its product is MSTMGRIMQTLIPPSQRQPVEALDDALDLGYGDVAGKRTGFLIMLTLAGLIAIAGVLTDSTATVIGAMIIAPLGTPILGIAHGLVTGHLSLVVRSILWVLSGVVIVVVLGLFFSLFVATPESLATNSQVLGRTSPSLMDLVAALATGFAGGFAMCRKDLSAVLPGVAIAISLVPPLGVVGVCAGQGEWGDALGAFVLFLSNVLALVIAGSIVFTLAGYAREPGSSREANRRRAYIVVTVLALIVAVPLAANSIVTIALARWSVAIQQTAVTWLKDEPGSRVYDVDWDGITATLDVTTDDGGIPPIEQLKDDLAKAIPSYVGVVIDVGQGVEHVVQ